The Streptomyces phaeolivaceus genome has a window encoding:
- a CDS encoding NAD(P)/FAD-dependent oxidoreductase, which translates to MRRIVVVGASAAGLAAAETLRREGYDGTLTLVGDEPHAPYDRPPLSKQLLSAEWDTDRLTLRSPAHLDGLDLDLRLGTAATGLDLRECEVRLADGDTVPYDALVVATGVRPRRLPGEGAHVLRTLDDALTLRERLTPGTRLVVVGAGFLGAEAAAVAWRLGAEVTLLEPAPVPLAHAVGAEVGAVLSRAHRDHGVDLRAGVTVTEVTEDGVRLADGEVVEADEVLVAVGSLPNTEWLAGSGLAVGDGVLCDRYCEAAKNVYAAGDVARWYNPLFGASMRIEHRTNAAEQGMAVARNLLAAEPAARRPFAPVPYFWSDQYDMKVQAYGHLRGHDEVTVVDGDLAERRFVAVYRTGDRVTGALAVGMPPKAIRQWRQAIASGADRSETFPPEIPVAVEEVDHGGTAARPVA; encoded by the coding sequence GTGAGGCGGATCGTGGTCGTGGGCGCCTCGGCCGCCGGACTGGCGGCGGCCGAGACACTGCGCCGCGAGGGTTACGACGGCACGCTCACCCTCGTCGGCGACGAACCCCACGCCCCGTACGACCGGCCCCCGTTGTCCAAGCAGCTCCTCTCGGCGGAGTGGGACACCGACCGGCTCACCCTGCGCTCCCCGGCCCACCTCGACGGCCTCGACCTGGACCTGCGCCTCGGGACCGCCGCGACCGGCCTCGACCTGAGGGAGTGCGAGGTACGGCTCGCCGACGGCGACACGGTGCCGTACGACGCGCTGGTGGTCGCGACCGGCGTACGCCCGCGCCGGCTGCCCGGTGAGGGCGCGCACGTGCTGCGCACGCTGGACGACGCGCTCACCCTGCGGGAGCGGCTGACGCCGGGGACGCGGCTGGTGGTGGTCGGCGCCGGGTTCCTCGGCGCGGAGGCCGCCGCCGTCGCCTGGCGGCTCGGCGCCGAGGTCACCCTCCTGGAACCGGCGCCGGTGCCGCTTGCGCACGCGGTCGGCGCGGAGGTCGGCGCGGTGCTGTCCCGGGCCCATCGCGACCACGGCGTGGACCTGCGGGCCGGCGTCACCGTCACGGAGGTGACCGAGGACGGTGTACGGCTCGCGGACGGTGAGGTGGTGGAGGCGGACGAGGTGCTGGTCGCCGTCGGCTCGCTGCCCAACACCGAGTGGCTGGCGGGCAGTGGTCTGGCCGTCGGTGACGGCGTGCTGTGCGACCGGTACTGCGAGGCCGCGAAGAACGTGTACGCGGCCGGTGACGTGGCCCGCTGGTACAACCCGCTGTTCGGCGCCTCGATGCGGATCGAGCACCGGACGAACGCCGCCGAGCAGGGCATGGCCGTCGCCCGCAATCTGCTGGCCGCCGAGCCGGCCGCCCGCAGGCCGTTCGCGCCCGTGCCGTACTTCTGGTCCGACCAGTACGACATGAAGGTGCAGGCGTACGGTCATCTGCGGGGCCACGACGAGGTGACCGTCGTCGACGGGGATCTCGCCGAACGCCGTTTCGTGGCCGTCTACCGCACCGGCGACCGGGTCACCGGCGCCCTCGCGGTCGGTATGCCGCCCAAGGCGATCCGGCAGTGGCGGCAGGCCATCGCGTCCGGCGCCGACCGGAGCGAGACGTTTCCGCCGGAGATCCCGGTGGCTGTGGAGGAGGTCGACCATGGTGGAACAGCGGCCCGGCCCGTCGCGTGA
- a CDS encoding MarR family winged helix-turn-helix transcriptional regulator, giving the protein MSPSPSAAVPASPEVIEIERALTRITYLSTRARRHERLMALAGVPLDRAAVALLRQVADSEPLRPGELAGRLDVEASHVTRQVQQLERSGYLTRVADPGDRRARRIRLTPTGQQAIDRIREAGALGMSLALSDWPPDRIRQLADLFHRMVEIFLTRATDEDQAPATPTAAD; this is encoded by the coding sequence ATGTCCCCATCGCCGTCGGCGGCCGTCCCCGCCTCCCCGGAAGTGATCGAGATCGAACGGGCCCTGACCCGGATCACCTATCTGAGCACCAGGGCCCGCCGGCACGAGCGCCTGATGGCCCTCGCCGGGGTACCACTGGACCGGGCCGCCGTGGCACTCCTGCGCCAGGTCGCCGACTCCGAGCCACTGCGCCCGGGGGAGCTGGCGGGCCGGCTCGACGTCGAGGCCTCCCATGTCACCCGCCAGGTACAGCAGTTGGAGAGATCCGGCTACCTCACCCGCGTGGCCGACCCCGGCGACCGCCGCGCCCGGCGCATCCGCCTCACCCCCACCGGCCAACAGGCCATCGACCGCATCCGCGAGGCAGGCGCACTCGGCATGAGCCTGGCCCTGTCCGACTGGCCCCCCGACCGGATCCGCCAACTGGCCGACCTCTTCCACCGCATGGTCGAGATCTTCCTCACCCGCGCCACCGACGAGGATCAGGCCCCCGCCACACCGACGGCCGCCGACTGA
- a CDS encoding sensor histidine kinase, with translation MRRGKTVRQAARATLHLVVAVAMAFGVYLFITVLLITAIATLAVVGAWMEPEPETEPETETETLIRRIAGAKRHQATAWTGRAVPEAYLPIEGTLRQRLRIAVRDPGTRTDARWMLTYYVYGALFFLAVPLWPLGLLVDGVWCGLLGRPALVLPLIVRLADLDARWSEALLKPSPRARLAERVEELTATRADAIAAHGAELRRIERDLHDGAQARLVSLSMRIGLARRAYDRDPEAARKLLLDAQDQAEAALTELRHVVRGIHPPILTDRGLAGAVRALAAGSGLEVTVEVSELEDTDGPRPPAAVEAAAYFVGAEALTNAAKHSGCDHAEVHLARTARGVRVLVRDDGRGGAETASPSGRPAASVDAASVDAASAMGGSGLLGMRRRVAALDGSTAVTSRVASDSASNWAGLVPSSVDRGAERSPMVAPVQLTSRKSDAWIFNSAATRAG, from the coding sequence ATGCGTAGGGGCAAGACGGTGCGGCAGGCCGCGCGGGCGACGCTTCACCTGGTCGTCGCGGTGGCGATGGCCTTCGGCGTGTACCTCTTCATCACGGTGCTGCTGATCACCGCGATCGCCACCCTCGCCGTGGTCGGTGCCTGGATGGAGCCGGAGCCGGAGACGGAGCCGGAGACGGAGACGGAGACGCTGATCCGCCGGATCGCCGGCGCGAAACGCCATCAGGCGACCGCCTGGACCGGCCGTGCCGTCCCCGAGGCCTACCTGCCCATCGAGGGCACCCTGCGCCAACGCCTCCGGATCGCCGTCCGCGACCCCGGCACCCGCACCGACGCCCGCTGGATGCTCACCTACTACGTCTACGGCGCCCTCTTCTTCCTCGCGGTCCCCCTGTGGCCGCTGGGCCTGCTCGTGGACGGCGTGTGGTGCGGACTGCTCGGCCGCCCCGCCCTCGTCCTGCCGCTGATCGTCCGTCTCGCCGACCTGGACGCCCGCTGGTCCGAGGCCCTGCTCAAGCCGTCCCCCCGGGCCCGCCTCGCCGAGCGGGTGGAGGAGCTGACGGCGACCCGGGCCGACGCGATCGCCGCCCATGGCGCGGAACTCCGCCGTATCGAAAGGGACCTGCACGACGGTGCCCAGGCCCGCCTGGTCTCGCTGTCCATGCGGATCGGGCTGGCCCGGCGCGCGTACGACCGCGACCCGGAGGCCGCCCGCAAGCTGCTGCTCGACGCCCAGGACCAGGCCGAGGCCGCGCTGACCGAGCTGCGGCACGTGGTGCGGGGCATCCACCCGCCGATCCTCACCGACCGGGGCCTCGCCGGTGCCGTACGGGCGCTGGCGGCCGGCAGCGGCCTCGAAGTGACCGTGGAGGTGAGCGAGTTGGAGGACACCGACGGGCCGCGCCCGCCCGCCGCGGTCGAGGCCGCCGCGTACTTCGTGGGCGCCGAGGCCCTCACCAACGCCGCCAAGCACAGCGGCTGCGACCACGCCGAGGTCCACCTCGCCCGCACGGCCCGGGGGGTGCGTGTCCTGGTGCGCGACGACGGCCGGGGCGGCGCCGAGACGGCCTCCCCGTCGGGCCGCCCCGCCGCATCGGTCGACGCGGCCTCCGTCGATGCCGCCTCCGCGATGGGCGGATCCGGACTCCTCGGGATGCGGCGGCGGGTCGCCGCGCTCGACGGGAGCACGGCCGTGACCAGCCGGGTGGCATCGGACAGCGCGTCGAACTGGGCGGGATTGGTGCCGTCGTCGGTCGACCGGGGTGCGGAGAGGTCGCCGATGGTGGCCCCGGTGCAGCTGACGTCACGGAAATCGGACGCCTGGATCTTCAACTCGGCGGCGACGAGAGCCGGATAG
- a CDS encoding response regulator transcription factor, which yields MHERTNDKPSLPRGAGQHLLIAAGDPSTAELLSTTLELAGYRTHTTPSGTEAVSRLTEHRFDLVVLDLAIPDLDDLGRERRPVAHRPPVLFLTQYDSLGKLLPELGLGEQDYVTKPFRIAEVLARAQVLLRGRKPVRRDGEPSYRDLVLDDPACQALRAGRPLNLTPAEYRLLRYLLVNAHKVLSKEQIGRYVWGDFHGDNAIEQLVSRLRRKVDREGGDPLIHTRRGFGYWLGTPSRQEH from the coding sequence ATGCACGAGCGCACCAACGACAAACCCTCACTCCCGCGCGGCGCCGGCCAGCACCTCCTGATCGCCGCCGGCGACCCCTCCACCGCCGAACTACTCTCCACCACCCTGGAGCTGGCCGGCTACCGCACCCACACCACCCCCTCCGGCACGGAAGCCGTGTCCCGCCTCACCGAACACCGCTTCGACCTGGTCGTACTCGACCTGGCCATCCCCGACCTGGACGATCTGGGCCGCGAGCGCCGCCCCGTCGCCCACCGCCCACCCGTGCTGTTCCTCACCCAGTACGACTCCCTGGGCAAACTCCTCCCCGAACTCGGCCTCGGAGAACAGGACTACGTCACCAAACCCTTCCGTATCGCCGAGGTCCTGGCCCGCGCCCAGGTCCTGCTCCGCGGCCGGAAACCCGTCCGCCGCGACGGCGAACCGTCGTACCGCGACCTCGTCCTGGACGACCCCGCCTGCCAAGCCCTGCGCGCGGGACGGCCGTTGAACCTCACCCCCGCCGAGTACCGCCTCCTGCGCTACCTCCTGGTCAACGCCCACAAGGTGCTGTCGAAGGAGCAGATCGGCCGCTATGTCTGGGGTGACTTCCACGGCGACAACGCCATCGAGCAACTCGTCTCCCGCCTCCGCCGCAAGGTGGACCGCGAGGGGGGCGACCCCCTCATCCACACCCGCCGCGGCTTCGGCTACTGGCTCGGCACCCCGTCCCGCCAGGAACACTGA
- a CDS encoding sensor histidine kinase, whose translation MIARFRQSYRSLRLGTRLALGLGALALVVFAVVGSALTTYMRDYLSAQLNEQLKIAQIAQSKSIADYGSLKGKKYYRWYYAVYDTSAGKPVLRKPEDPGDLPKDIDDFTLVAKALTTEGTEVTRTEHLKGQGQYRLRACEVEPGVILVSAAPMDDIEDTVGQLITVQVVTFVLALMALVVFGRAMLRRGLKPLSDMAHTARGITSHDLTDSARLPVRHDNRDGGPEVEELRTAFNTMLEHIDDAFAVRTEAEQRLRRFVADASHELRTPLMSVRGYADLFQYAAAHSPEERDKHLARLRAEAARMGYLLDDLLMLARLDAADVETPLRLEDADLVRLAHQAADAFRAGHPGHPLTVTTGAAPVRLRLDPLRLRQVLDNLLTNAAVHTPPGTEVCLEVSVPPGTVASGTADPAAPASGTAASGMVEVRITDSGPGVPADDQERVFDRFYRVDKARSRDRGGSGLGLAVARSLVRAHGGTITLTSEPGATTFTVRLPWDEGGPST comes from the coding sequence GTGATCGCCCGGTTCAGGCAGAGCTACCGCTCCCTGCGCCTCGGCACCCGGCTGGCCCTCGGCCTCGGTGCCCTGGCGCTCGTCGTGTTCGCCGTCGTCGGCAGCGCGCTGACCACGTACATGCGCGACTATCTGTCCGCGCAGCTCAACGAGCAGCTGAAGATCGCGCAGATCGCCCAGTCCAAGAGCATCGCGGACTACGGCTCGCTCAAGGGCAAGAAGTACTACCGCTGGTACTACGCGGTGTACGACACCTCGGCCGGCAAACCCGTGCTCCGCAAGCCCGAGGACCCCGGGGACCTGCCCAAGGACATCGACGACTTCACGCTCGTGGCCAAGGCGCTGACCACCGAGGGCACGGAGGTCACCCGCACCGAGCACCTCAAGGGCCAGGGCCAGTACCGGCTGCGGGCCTGCGAGGTGGAACCCGGGGTGATCCTGGTCAGCGCCGCGCCCATGGACGACATCGAGGACACGGTCGGGCAGCTGATCACGGTCCAGGTCGTCACCTTCGTCCTCGCCCTGATGGCGCTCGTCGTCTTCGGCCGGGCCATGCTGCGGCGCGGCCTCAAACCCCTGAGCGACATGGCGCACACCGCGCGCGGCATCACCTCGCACGACCTGACGGACTCGGCGCGGCTGCCGGTGCGCCACGACAACCGCGACGGCGGCCCCGAGGTCGAGGAACTGCGCACCGCCTTCAACACGATGCTGGAGCACATCGACGACGCGTTCGCCGTCCGCACCGAGGCCGAGCAGCGTCTGCGCCGCTTCGTCGCCGACGCCTCGCACGAGCTGCGCACCCCGCTGATGTCGGTACGCGGTTACGCCGACCTCTTCCAGTACGCCGCCGCGCACAGCCCCGAGGAACGCGACAAGCATCTGGCCCGGCTGCGCGCGGAGGCCGCCCGCATGGGGTATCTGCTGGACGACCTGCTGATGCTCGCCCGCCTCGACGCCGCCGACGTGGAGACCCCGCTGCGCCTGGAGGACGCCGACCTGGTGCGGCTCGCGCACCAGGCGGCGGACGCGTTCCGCGCGGGTCACCCCGGCCATCCGCTGACCGTCACGACCGGCGCGGCCCCGGTCCGCCTGCGCCTCGACCCGCTCCGCCTGCGCCAGGTCCTCGACAACCTCCTCACCAACGCCGCGGTGCACACCCCGCCCGGCACGGAGGTCTGCCTGGAGGTGTCCGTCCCGCCCGGGACTGTGGCCTCCGGCACGGCCGACCCCGCCGCGCCGGCCTCCGGCACGGCCGCCTCCGGCATGGTCGAGGTGCGGATCACCGACTCCGGGCCCGGTGTCCCGGCCGACGACCAGGAGCGGGTCTTCGACCGCTTCTACCGCGTCGACAAGGCCCGCAGCCGCGACCGGGGCGGCAGCGGTCTCGGCCTCGCCGTCGCCCGCTCCCTGGTCCGCGCCCACGGCGGCACCATCACCCTGACCAGCGAACCGGGAGCGACGACGTTCACGGTCCGACTGCCCTGGGACGAGGGCGGGCCCAGCACATAA
- a CDS encoding flavin-containing monooxygenase, giving the protein MSTPHTPSGTTSPDPEELGFDPDTLRARYRAERERRIRPDGGAQYQRIGGEFAYYDDDPYADQEFTREPLHDRVEAVVIGGGFGGLLAGARLRQAGVESIRVIEKGGDFGGTWYWNRYPGIHCDIESYIYLPLLEELGYVPKWKYAPGEEIRQHTRAIGRHFDLYRDAAFQTVATELRWDDTELEWIVATDRGDRVRARYVVVSSGTLSQPKLPGIPGIDTFKGHTFHTSRWDYAYTGGDANGGLTGLADKRVAVIGTGATAIQVVPHLGADAAQVYVFQRTPSTVDVRGNGPTDEEWAKTLTPGWQGERMDNFLKTVTGVRADEDLVNDAWTSSARLQEKLIPTDAYADVPADERERAYEIADFQKMNELRDRVATVVEDPETAEKLKPWYRYMCKRPTFSDHYLQTFNRPNVTLVDTADTHGVERITDKAVVVGGVEYEVDCVIFATGFEVGVSGLLSGRLPAYGRDGVGLLETWMTAGPKTLHGFYSHGFPNLFQLGPMQNASAVNYVHILDQQSLHVGEVVAEARRRRARYVEPTAEAQDAWVATIREKAADLYRFQAQCTPGYYNNEGRPRERSESYGDGPVAFHELLRRWRADGGMDDVLVGAE; this is encoded by the coding sequence ATGTCCACCCCCCACACGCCGTCCGGCACCACGTCCCCCGACCCGGAGGAACTGGGCTTCGACCCGGACACCCTCCGCGCCCGGTACCGGGCCGAGCGCGAGCGCCGGATCCGCCCGGACGGCGGCGCGCAGTACCAGCGGATCGGCGGCGAGTTCGCGTACTACGACGACGATCCGTACGCCGACCAGGAGTTCACCCGGGAGCCGCTGCACGACCGGGTCGAGGCCGTCGTCATCGGCGGCGGCTTCGGCGGGCTGCTCGCCGGGGCCCGGCTGCGGCAGGCGGGCGTCGAGTCGATCCGGGTGATCGAGAAGGGCGGCGACTTCGGCGGCACCTGGTACTGGAACCGCTACCCCGGCATCCACTGCGACATCGAGTCGTACATCTACCTCCCCCTCCTCGAAGAGCTGGGCTACGTCCCGAAGTGGAAGTACGCGCCGGGCGAGGAGATCCGGCAGCACACCCGGGCCATCGGCCGTCACTTCGACCTCTACCGGGACGCGGCCTTCCAGACCGTCGCCACCGAACTGCGCTGGGACGACACCGAGTTGGAGTGGATCGTCGCCACCGACCGGGGCGACCGCGTCCGGGCCCGCTATGTCGTCGTCTCCAGCGGCACCCTCAGCCAGCCGAAACTGCCCGGCATCCCCGGCATCGACACCTTCAAGGGTCACACCTTCCACACCAGCCGCTGGGACTACGCCTACACGGGCGGCGACGCGAACGGCGGCCTCACCGGGCTCGCCGACAAGCGGGTCGCGGTGATCGGCACCGGCGCCACCGCCATCCAGGTCGTCCCCCATCTCGGGGCCGACGCCGCCCAGGTGTACGTCTTCCAGCGCACCCCCTCGACCGTCGACGTACGCGGCAACGGGCCCACCGACGAGGAGTGGGCGAAGACGCTCACCCCCGGCTGGCAGGGCGAGCGCATGGACAACTTCCTGAAGACCGTCACCGGCGTCCGGGCCGACGAGGATCTGGTGAACGACGCCTGGACGTCCAGCGCCCGCCTCCAGGAGAAGCTGATCCCCACCGACGCGTACGCGGACGTCCCGGCGGACGAGCGCGAACGGGCCTACGAGATCGCCGACTTCCAGAAGATGAACGAGCTGCGCGACCGGGTGGCCACGGTCGTCGAGGACCCGGAGACCGCCGAGAAGCTCAAGCCCTGGTACCGGTACATGTGCAAGCGGCCCACCTTCAGCGACCACTACCTCCAGACCTTCAACCGCCCCAACGTCACCCTCGTCGACACGGCCGACACCCACGGCGTCGAACGGATCACCGACAAGGCCGTGGTGGTCGGCGGGGTCGAGTACGAGGTGGACTGCGTCATCTTCGCCACCGGCTTCGAGGTCGGCGTCTCGGGGCTGCTCTCCGGCCGTCTGCCCGCGTACGGCCGGGACGGCGTCGGCCTGCTGGAGACCTGGATGACGGCCGGTCCGAAGACCCTCCACGGCTTCTACAGCCACGGCTTCCCCAACCTCTTCCAGCTCGGCCCCATGCAGAACGCCAGCGCCGTCAACTACGTCCACATCCTCGACCAGCAGTCCCTCCATGTCGGCGAGGTCGTCGCCGAGGCCCGCAGGCGCCGCGCCCGGTACGTCGAGCCGACCGCCGAGGCCCAGGACGCCTGGGTCGCCACCATCCGCGAGAAGGCCGCCGACCTGTACAGGTTCCAGGCACAGTGCACCCCCGGCTACTACAACAACGAGGGCCGGCCCCGGGAGCGCAGCGAGTCGTACGGCGACGGACCGGTGGCCTTCCACGAACTGCTGCGCCGCTGGCGCGCGGACGGCGGCATGGACGACGTTCTCGTGGGCGCCGAGTGA
- a CDS encoding cytochrome P450, whose translation MADTLTDATSDTSGQCPEYPMPRASGRPLAPPPAAAELRGGDRPITKVRIWNGTTPWLITRHADQRTLLTDPRVSNDDHEPDFPHVNAHRAAIAPHTPKLITNTDAPEHTRLRRSVNAPFLVKRIEAMRPAVRKIVDDLIDDMLAGPNPADLLTALALPVPSLVIAELLGVPYKDHHFFQENSNRVLDNSLTAEEAQESSRALGGYLDALFREKLEQPGDDVLSEMGTRVKAGEMTHQEAVSMGVAMLIAGHETTATMISLGTLALFEHPDQLAVLRDTEDPKVVAGAVDELLRYLSIVHSGLRRVAKDDIEIDGQVIRKGDGLLFDLQTANWDPNAFLEAERLDLSRPARQHNAFGYGPHQCLGQNLARLELQVVYGTLYRRVPTLRPAAPVEQLAFNHTGTTYGVKCLPVAW comes from the coding sequence ATGGCCGACACCCTGACCGACGCCACCTCCGACACGAGCGGACAGTGCCCCGAGTACCCGATGCCCAGGGCCTCCGGCCGCCCGCTCGCACCCCCGCCCGCCGCGGCGGAGCTGCGCGGCGGCGACCGGCCCATCACCAAGGTGCGGATCTGGAACGGCACCACCCCCTGGCTGATCACCCGCCACGCCGACCAGCGCACCCTGCTCACCGACCCGCGCGTCAGCAACGACGACCACGAGCCGGACTTCCCCCACGTCAACGCCCACCGCGCGGCCATCGCCCCGCACACCCCGAAGCTGATCACCAACACGGACGCGCCCGAACACACCCGGCTGCGCCGCTCGGTGAACGCCCCGTTCCTGGTGAAGCGGATCGAGGCGATGCGCCCGGCCGTGCGGAAGATCGTCGACGACCTGATCGACGACATGCTGGCCGGCCCCAACCCGGCCGACCTGCTCACCGCCCTCGCCCTGCCCGTGCCCTCCCTCGTCATCGCCGAACTGCTCGGCGTGCCGTACAAGGATCACCACTTCTTCCAGGAGAACAGCAACCGCGTCCTCGACAACTCCCTCACCGCAGAGGAGGCGCAGGAGTCCAGCCGGGCCCTCGGCGGCTACCTCGACGCCCTCTTCCGGGAGAAACTCGAACAGCCGGGCGACGACGTGCTGTCGGAGATGGGCACCCGCGTCAAGGCCGGGGAGATGACCCACCAGGAGGCCGTCAGCATGGGCGTCGCCATGCTGATCGCCGGGCACGAGACCACCGCCACGATGATCAGCCTCGGCACCCTCGCCCTGTTCGAGCACCCCGACCAACTCGCCGTGCTGCGCGACACCGAGGACCCGAAAGTGGTCGCGGGCGCGGTCGACGAGCTGCTGCGCTATCTCTCCATCGTCCACTCGGGCCTGCGCCGCGTGGCCAAGGACGACATCGAGATCGACGGCCAGGTGATCCGCAAGGGCGACGGCCTCCTCTTCGACCTCCAGACGGCCAACTGGGACCCGAACGCCTTCCTTGAGGCCGAGCGCCTGGACCTGAGCCGCCCCGCCCGCCAGCACAACGCGTTCGGCTACGGCCCCCACCAGTGCCTCGGCCAGAACCTGGCCCGCCTCGAACTCCAGGTCGTCTACGGCACCCTCTACCGCCGCGTCCCGACCCTCCGCCCGGCCGCCCCCGTCGAGCAGCTGGCGTTCAACCACACCGGCACCACCTACGGCGTGAAGTGCCTGCCCGTCGCCTGGTGA
- a CDS encoding ferredoxin, protein MRVELDEPKCVASGQCVMASPEVFDQRDDDGVAILLVEHPADDLMDGVQEAVAICPAAAIRLVDQ, encoded by the coding sequence ATGCGTGTGGAACTCGACGAACCCAAGTGTGTCGCCTCCGGCCAGTGCGTGATGGCCTCCCCGGAGGTGTTCGACCAGCGCGATGACGACGGTGTCGCGATCCTGCTGGTGGAGCACCCCGCCGACGACCTGATGGACGGTGTGCAGGAGGCCGTCGCGATCTGCCCGGCCGCCGCGATCCGACTGGTCGACCAGTGA
- a CDS encoding SDR family oxidoreductase, with amino-acid sequence MVEQRPGPSRDVVVVTGAGGMGLAIARRIGSGRTVLLADASQAQLDHAVGALSGEGYAVRGVPTDVSDRRSVDKLAAEAVGEGRVAAVVHTAGVSAAQGAARTILEVDLLGTAHVIDAFEGVAGPGTAMVCVSSMAGHVASLSADDERALATAPADELLGIGGVQAVGDSATSAYIVSKRANQVRVEAAALAWSRRGARINSVSPGVIATAMAKAEAEGPSGAHMPAMLEASGAGRTGTPAEIADAVAFLIGPEARYITGTDLLVDGGQAAWLRHHRPA; translated from the coding sequence ATGGTGGAACAGCGGCCCGGCCCGTCGCGTGACGTGGTCGTCGTCACCGGCGCCGGCGGGATGGGCCTGGCGATCGCACGCCGGATCGGCAGCGGACGGACGGTCCTCCTCGCCGACGCCTCGCAGGCTCAACTCGACCATGCGGTGGGCGCGTTGAGCGGCGAGGGATACGCGGTGCGGGGCGTCCCGACCGATGTGTCCGACCGCAGGTCCGTCGACAAGCTCGCGGCGGAGGCGGTCGGCGAGGGCCGGGTCGCCGCCGTCGTGCACACCGCCGGGGTCTCCGCGGCCCAGGGCGCGGCGAGGACGATCCTGGAGGTCGACCTGCTGGGCACGGCCCATGTCATCGACGCCTTCGAGGGCGTGGCCGGGCCGGGGACCGCCATGGTCTGCGTCTCCAGCATGGCCGGTCATGTCGCCTCCCTCAGCGCGGACGACGAGAGGGCCCTCGCCACGGCCCCGGCGGACGAACTCCTCGGCATCGGCGGCGTCCAGGCCGTCGGCGACAGCGCGACGAGCGCGTACATCGTCTCCAAGCGGGCCAACCAGGTGCGCGTCGAGGCCGCCGCGCTCGCCTGGAGCCGGCGCGGCGCCCGTATCAACAGCGTCAGCCCTGGCGTCATCGCCACCGCCATGGCGAAGGCGGAGGCCGAGGGCCCGAGCGGCGCGCACATGCCGGCGATGCTGGAGGCGAGCGGCGCGGGCCGTACCGGCACCCCGGCGGAGATCGCCGACGCCGTCGCCTTCCTCATCGGCCCCGAGGCGCGTTACATCACCGGCACGGACCTGCTCGTCGACGGCGGCCAGGCCGCCTGGCTGCGGCACCACCGACCGGCCTGA